In the genome of Tsukamurella paurometabola DSM 20162, the window GCCCGCTTCGCCCGGATTCGGGCGGGACCGCCGGCATCGTGGTACTCGACCCGCACGCCGTCACCGTCGCGGGAGACGGAGTCGACGGTGGCGCCCAACCGCAACCGGTCGCCGAGGTCCTCGGCGAGGATGTCGGTGAGGGTCTGGTTGCCGCCGACCGGGAGCGAGAAGTTGGGGACCTTGGCGGGATCCGCCAGGGCAATCCCGATCGAGGTGACGAACTGCGTCGCTGCCGTTTCCTCGGGCTCGCAGCCCATCCATTGACCGGAGAACGCGCGGACCACCGCATCGGCGACCTTCGAGCGCACACCCCGCAGGATGTACGACGCGGGCCGGTCGTCGAGTGCCGCCCGGACCCGAGAACCGATGGCACCGTCGGGCTTGGCCTCCAGGGCGATCGCGCCGGAGACGATGCGGGCACCGACCAGGGCCATGCCGAGCCGGTCGCGCATGGTCATCTTCGTGCGGAACAGGAGCGCGACGGGGTTCGCGGTATCGACCAGGCGGCCGTTGAGCACGAGTGCGACCTTCTTGCCGGCAAGGGTGCCGCGCTCGATGCCGTGCTTGTCGAGTTCCTCGATGAGGGTGCCGGTGCCCTCCGTGAACTGGGTGCCGACGTTGATCCAGTAGTCGCCCCGCCGGACGGATTCGACGCGACCGCCGGGGCGATCGCTCGCTTCGAGGACGATCACGTCGCGGTCGGCGAGGGTGTTGCCCGCCATCAGCCCGGACATGCCCGCGCCGATCACGACGACCTCGCGGCTCTCTTCTCGTACCTGCTCGGTCATGATGATCCTTCCATTTTCAAACTCGATTCGTATTCGAGTTTGCGGATCATGAGCGATCCTGTCAACAGTCGGAGCCGGGTCAGCGCACCTGGGCCAGGTGCGGAAGACGCCAATCGACGGGCTCGGCACCCAACCCGACCAGGGCCTCGTTGGCGCGGGAGAACGGCCGCGAGCCGAAGAAACCGCGGGAGGCCGACAGAGGCGACGGGTGCGCGGATTCGATCCGCGGCGTGTCACCGAGCCGCGGCCCGAGCGAGGCCGCATCGCGGCCCCAGAGAATCGCGACCAGTGGAGCATCGCGCGCGACGAGCGCGTCGATGGCGCACTCGGTGACCTTCTCCCACCCCTTCTTCCGATGCGACGCCGGCTCCCCCGGCCGCACCGTGAGGACGCGGTTGAGCAGCAGCACACCCTGGCGAGCCCATGGCGACAGGTCTCCGTTGGCGGGCGCCGGCAGGCCGAGATCGGCCGTGTACTCCTGGTAGATGTTCTGCAGGCTGCGCGGCACCGGCCGCACCGCGGGGTCCACCGAGAAGGAGAGGCCCACAGCGTGTCCCGGCGTCGGGTACGGATCCTGCCCGACGATCAAGACGCGCACGTCATCGAATGGCTGGGTGAAGGCGCGCAGCACGTTCTCCCCCGCGGGCAGATAGCCGCGCCCCTCGGCGATCTCGGCGCGGAGGAAGGCACCCATCGCCGCGATGTCGTCCTCGACCGGGGCCAGCGCCCGCGCCCAGCCCGCCTCGACGGTCTCCGTCAGTGGTCTCGCCGTCATGGCCGTTCCTTCCCGGTGTCGTCGGTACCGCGTTCGAAGGTATTCCACCCGCCGCGCTCCGGGCCTGTCTGCCCGTCCACGGTGACGGCGCCCGCCGCGCCCTCGGCGGGGAGAACCGCGCCGATCACCCTCCATCCGGCAGGGACGGTGCCGGCCGGAAAGGTCGCGAGGAGGGCATGATCCTCACCGCCGGTACGGATCCAGGCATCGGGGTCGGCACCGAGGGCGGCGGCGCAATCGGCCAGCACGTCGTCGGGACGCAGGGCGGCACCGTCGAGCTCGATCCGCACCCCGCTGGCCGCCGCCATCGCCCGCGCATCCCGGAGCAGCCCGTCGGAGATGTCGGTCAGAGCAGTGGCACCGCTCTCGGCCGCGTGTGGACCCGCGGCCAGCGGCGGCACCGGGCAGCGATACACCTCGACGACCTCGGGGAAGTCCACACCACGGCCCGCATCGAGCGCGGCCAGCCCGGCTGCGGACCGGCCGAGTGTCCCGCACACCGCGACCGCATCGCCGGGGCGCGCTCCGGACAGCAGCACCGGCGCCCGACCCTGGAGGTCGCCGAGCGCG includes:
- a CDS encoding flavin monoamine oxidase family protein produces the protein MTEQVREESREVVVIGAGMSGLMAGNTLADRDVIVLEASDRPGGRVESVRRGDYWINVGTQFTEGTGTLIEELDKHGIERGTLAGKKVALVLNGRLVDTANPVALLFRTKMTMRDRLGMALVGARIVSGAIALEAKPDGAIGSRVRAALDDRPASYILRGVRSKVADAVVRAFSGQWMGCEPEETAATQFVTSIGIALADPAKVPNFSLPVGGNQTLTDILAEDLGDRLRLGATVDSVSRDGDGVRVEYHDAGGPARIRAKRAVVTVPADIAVRILPELPRAYRDAYTDIAYGRYVVVGFFTDEQGPQRWDDFFAVSTPLLSFQAMFNHAAAVRGPGARKPGGALACFAGGAKADELFRLTDEEIAERFTRDLLGVYPELAGKLGEPIVRRHHRVVPFWGPGERASLPILREPLGPIHLAGDFQLDMPSLADAATSGERAARAVLASL
- a CDS encoding uracil-DNA glycosylase, whose product is MTARPLTETVEAGWARALAPVEDDIAAMGAFLRAEIAEGRGYLPAGENVLRAFTQPFDDVRVLIVGQDPYPTPGHAVGLSFSVDPAVRPVPRSLQNIYQEYTADLGLPAPANGDLSPWARQGVLLLNRVLTVRPGEPASHRKKGWEKVTECAIDALVARDAPLVAILWGRDAASLGPRLGDTPRIESAHPSPLSASRGFFGSRPFSRANEALVGLGAEPVDWRLPHLAQVR
- a CDS encoding thiamine-phosphate kinase; protein product: MTTTGPDRAGPPARRTVAELGEEGVIALATAPIGPDPRVLLGPGDDAAVVAAPDGRVVISSDALVEGRHFRFDLTTGEHVGRRAIAQNAADIAAMGAVCTGFTVTLGCPPQTPAALVEAISRGVARGAADAGGAVAGGDVVRTEQVLLAVTALGDLQGRAPVLLSGARPGDAVAVCGTLGRSAAGLAALDAGRGVDFPEVVEVYRCPVPPLAAGPHAAESGATALTDISDGLLRDARAMAAASGVRIELDGAALRPDDVLADCAAALGADPDAWIRTGGEDHALLATFPAGTVPAGWRVIGAVLPAEGAAGAVTVDGQTGPERGGWNTFERGTDDTGKERP